TAAGAACTTCAATAAGAAAAAAAGCTCCAAAATTTTGTCTGTTGATTTTTATTACCTATTTTTTTCTTATTGCCTACCTATTCTTTGGAACAGACAATGGATATTTTAAAATTAAAAAACTCGAGCAAAGAGAGAAGTATCTCGAGAATAAAATCAGCTATTTAAAGAGGGAAAATCAAGAACTTAGAGAGAAGATAAGGATGGCTCAAACTGACCCTTTCTGGATTGAAAAATTGGGCCGAGAAGAGCTGGACCTCGTCCGTGACGGCGAAATAGTTTTCAAAATTATGAAGCAGAAGAGATGAAACCTACAAAAATTTTCCTTATTTTTATCCTAGCTTTTTTTATTATTCTTCCTTCCTGCGGCAAAAGGCAGGAGAAGAGTGAAAAGCAGCCTATCAAAGAAGAAATCAATTATGAACCTGCATATGGAGATACAATAGTCGAGGGGTCGATTGGCCAAGTTTCAACGCTTATTCCTCAGCTTGCATCAGATTCAGCTTCACATGAAGTAGCAGACCTTATTTACAACGGCCTTGTCCGTTACAACAAAGACCTCATTATTGAAGGTGTTTTGGCAGATTCTTGGAAGGTTTCTGAAGATGGGCTTAGGATTACTTTTCATCTCAAGAAGCAGGTAAAATGGCATGATGGTGCGCCATTTACAGCAAAGGATGTTTTATTTACTTATAATTTGATGATTGACCCTAAAACTCCTACTGCCTATAAAGAGGATTTTCTTCGCGTCAAAAAAGTTGAAGTGCCCGATGATTATACATTTGTAGTAATCTATGATAAACCCTTTGCCCCTGCACTGATAAGTTGGTCTATTTCAATTCTGCCTTCCCATATTTTAGAAGGACAGGATATAACAAAAACTGATTTTGGAAGAAATCCAATTGGGACAGGTCCTTACAAATTTGAAAAATGGGAGAGTGATAGAATAATTCTTAAGGCAAATGATGACTACTTTGAAGGACGTCCTTATATTGACCGAGTTATATATAGGGTAATCCCTGACAATCAGACGATGTTTCTTGAATTGAAAGGTGGGGGTATTGATTGGATGGGGTTGACACCAATTCAATATAAAAGGCAGACAGAAACAGATTTTTTTAGAAAGAATTTTCAGAAGTTTCGTTATCCCTCCTTTAGCTATACATATCTTGGCTATAATCTAAAAGATGAAAAGTTTAAGGATAAGAGAGTCAGACAGGCATTGAGTTATGCAATTAATAGGCAAGAAATAATCGATGGTGTCCTTTTAGGGCTTGGCAGAGAAGCTACAGGTCCCTATTTGCCTGATATGTGGGTCTATAACCCTAAT
This sequence is a window from Candidatus Schekmanbacteria bacterium. Protein-coding genes within it:
- a CDS encoding peptide-binding protein, yielding MKPTKIFLIFILAFFIILPSCGKRQEKSEKQPIKEEINYEPAYGDTIVEGSIGQVSTLIPQLASDSASHEVADLIYNGLVRYNKDLIIEGVLADSWKVSEDGLRITFHLKKQVKWHDGAPFTAKDVLFTYNLMIDPKTPTAYKEDFLRVKKVEVPDDYTFVVIYDKPFAPALISWSISILPSHILEGQDITKTDFGRNPIGTGPYKFEKWESDRIILKANDDYFEGRPYIDRVIYRVIPDNQTMFLELKGGGIDWMGLTPIQYKRQTETDFFRKNFQKFRYPSFSYTYLGYNLKDEKFKDKRVRQALSYAINRQEIIDGVLLGLGREATGPYLPDMWVYNPNVKRYPYDKKKALELLTEAGWKDTDNDGFLDKNGKKFQFTIITNQGNSMRARTGEIIQKNLHDIGIDVKLRIIEWAAFLKDFINKRKFEAVILGWSVPRDPDLYDVWHSSKTGPEELNFVSYSNPEVDELLEKGRSVFDQEERKKYYYRIQEILAEDQPYTFLYVPDALPAIHKRFKNIKPAPAGITYNFIRWYVPKELQKYSITP
- a CDS encoding septum formation initiator family protein yields the protein RTSIRKKAPKFCLLIFITYFFLIAYLFFGTDNGYFKIKKLEQREKYLENKISYLKRENQELREKIRMAQTDPFWIEKLGREELDLVRDGEIVFKIMKQKR